In the genome of Cellvibrio sp. KY-YJ-3, one region contains:
- a CDS encoding methyl-accepting chemotaxis protein — MNALSLRFKLSLSIALILAFSMGTLSFVAWRSMSNNAQESIARSAESMKATIDNRLLEIAQVSALETSSLLNRNFDVALHLASILSGTAHGSGTPYTRVQVKKMTYDMLVATPSASSIYAQFDSNGYDNLDSEFLGDAEYSSETGSLGIYWVANPQGPVSSQVSYADQYDATIDTNGLRKAEWYLCSRDTRKPCLMEPYLYEVTPGNKVLLTSLVAPVLVNNEFRGVAGIDIDLPVLQKNILAQSANLYDGKTSMYLLSERNNVVASSMHPEFVGKALVASDKDLFDALAASNKNQFIYKDQIITVQPIKADAVRSEWKMVIVTPSVIAYDVVDELSQSLQESSLSTATNMIGLALILLVVFVGVVSLWIKQSTKPIVNMSNMMRELASSDGDLTRKLIPSNDKELIDMADGFNNFTEKLRAMILALKQDSIRLKEQSNSLTGTSKNTRSATEIQVEQIQNIMTAIHQMSATANEVAKLASNTSSDSQASVKEINNARDLFQRTVEEFKGVATDFSNSSQKIQLVAESSNKISGITDVIQSIAAQTNLLALNAAIEAARAGEQGRGFAVVADEVRSLAARTQQSTEEIKNLIQGLQQQVDQTVVQINQNTQRVGDTLVEAEHAYERLTTATQGINSITDSAYQVAAAAEEQNQVTEEINRNISAIGDATQELERLSHSVFSASGNVDKITQDIDGHLSQLRC; from the coding sequence ATGAATGCCCTATCACTCCGTTTCAAGCTCAGCCTGAGTATTGCGCTGATCCTCGCATTTAGCATGGGCACCTTGAGTTTCGTCGCCTGGCGTTCGATGTCGAACAACGCGCAAGAATCCATTGCGCGCAGCGCGGAATCCATGAAGGCGACTATTGATAACCGCCTGTTGGAAATCGCCCAGGTGAGCGCGCTGGAAACCAGCTCACTGCTCAATCGCAACTTTGATGTGGCACTGCACCTGGCCAGTATTTTGAGTGGCACCGCCCACGGCAGTGGCACACCCTACACGCGTGTACAAGTTAAAAAAATGACTTATGACATGTTGGTTGCCACACCGTCGGCATCATCCATTTACGCCCAGTTTGATAGCAACGGCTACGACAACCTCGACAGTGAATTTTTGGGCGATGCCGAGTACAGCTCGGAAACAGGCAGCCTGGGAATTTACTGGGTCGCAAACCCCCAAGGCCCAGTCTCCAGCCAAGTCAGTTACGCCGATCAATACGATGCCACCATTGACACCAATGGCCTGCGTAAAGCCGAGTGGTATTTATGCAGCCGCGACACACGTAAACCCTGCCTAATGGAACCTTATCTTTACGAGGTAACTCCGGGCAATAAAGTTTTACTTACCTCACTGGTTGCACCGGTTTTAGTGAACAATGAATTTCGCGGTGTTGCCGGTATCGATATAGACCTGCCGGTGTTACAAAAAAATATTCTCGCGCAATCTGCCAATTTATATGACGGCAAAACCAGTATGTATTTACTGAGCGAACGCAATAATGTGGTAGCCAGCAGTATGCACCCTGAGTTTGTTGGCAAAGCACTTGTGGCCAGTGATAAAGACTTATTTGATGCACTCGCCGCCAGTAACAAAAACCAATTTATTTACAAGGATCAAATTATCACTGTACAACCCATTAAAGCCGATGCTGTGCGTAGCGAGTGGAAAATGGTGATAGTTACGCCCTCCGTTATCGCGTACGACGTGGTGGATGAACTGAGCCAATCACTGCAGGAAAGTAGCTTATCTACGGCAACCAATATGATTGGTCTGGCGTTAATTCTGCTGGTAGTTTTTGTTGGTGTGGTGTCGCTGTGGATTAAACAATCGACCAAACCTATCGTCAACATGAGCAATATGATGCGCGAGCTCGCCAGTTCCGACGGTGATTTAACACGCAAATTAATTCCCTCGAATGACAAGGAATTAATTGATATGGCAGATGGCTTTAATAACTTCACTGAAAAATTACGCGCAATGATTCTCGCCTTAAAACAGGATTCCATTCGCCTCAAAGAGCAAAGTAACAGCCTGACCGGAACCTCCAAAAATACACGCTCGGCAACGGAAATACAGGTGGAGCAAATTCAAAATATTATGACGGCGATTCACCAAATGTCAGCTACCGCCAATGAAGTTGCCAAACTCGCCAGTAATACTTCCAGCGATTCACAAGCTTCAGTAAAAGAGATCAATAACGCGCGGGATTTATTCCAACGCACCGTAGAAGAATTTAAAGGCGTAGCGACCGACTTCTCCAACTCCAGTCAAAAAATTCAGCTGGTAGCCGAAAGTAGCAATAAAATCAGTGGCATTACCGATGTTATTCAAAGCATTGCCGCACAAACCAATCTACTCGCATTAAATGCAGCGATTGAAGCGGCGCGCGCCGGTGAACAAGGGCGTGGTTTTGCGGTAGTAGCCGATGAAGTGCGTTCACTCGCGGCGCGCACTCAACAATCCACCGAGGAAATTAAAAATTTAATTCAGGGTTTACAACAACAAGTTGATCAAACCGTTGTGCAAATAAACCAAAACACCCAGCGGGTTGGTGACACGCTCGTGGAAGCGGAACATGCCTACGAGCGCCTGACGACAGCTACTCAAGGTATTAATTCGATTACTGATAGCGCCTATCAAGTCGCGGCCGCCGCGGAAGAGCAAAATCAGGTTACAGAAGAAATTAATCGCAACATCTCCGCCATTGGCGATGCAACGCAAGAACTTGAACGCTTGTCGCACAGCGTATTTTCCGCGAGTGGCAATGTGGACAAAATCACGCAGGATATTGACGGGCATTTGTCGCAACTACGCTGCTAG
- a CDS encoding TorF family putative porin translates to MKLIGTYQLAALCLATVNLAAPVQAEVSGKVSFVSNYLSYGLSQTQDDPALQFTTTWSGESGLYLSGWASQVDFGEETDTEIGVYAGYYNTFSDTLSLDAGIAQFLYEGADISDDYSYNEVYATLHTSLLSLGFHYAWDYFGSGAEYTVVQVSKQFPLNDWFNLTLGADYAVTGDENKYSILGESDYLHYFLRAEKDWLGLQWSLSVHETTMPETETDEARAVAGIGWAF, encoded by the coding sequence GTGAAGCTTATTGGTACTTATCAGCTGGCGGCATTGTGTTTAGCAACCGTAAATCTGGCGGCACCAGTGCAAGCAGAGGTATCAGGCAAAGTCTCGTTTGTTAGCAATTATCTCTCCTATGGTTTATCACAAACACAGGATGACCCGGCACTGCAATTCACCACCACCTGGTCGGGCGAATCAGGTTTATATCTAAGCGGTTGGGCATCACAAGTAGATTTTGGAGAGGAGACCGATACCGAAATCGGCGTCTATGCCGGGTACTACAACACATTTTCCGACACACTATCGCTTGACGCAGGCATCGCCCAATTTTTGTATGAGGGCGCAGATATCAGTGACGATTACAGCTACAACGAAGTTTATGCCACCTTACACACTTCACTATTAAGCCTCGGGTTTCATTACGCATGGGATTATTTTGGTAGCGGAGCCGAGTACACCGTAGTGCAAGTTTCCAAACAATTTCCGCTTAACGATTGGTTCAACTTAACTCTGGGAGCTGACTATGCAGTCACGGGCGATGAAAATAAATATTCAATTCTGGGGGAATCTGATTATTTGCATTATTTTCTTCGTGCAGAAAAAGACTGGCTTGGTTTGCAGTGGAGTTTGAGCGTACATGAAACCACTATGCCTGAAACAGAAACCGATGAGGCGCGCGCAGTTGCAGGTATTGGTTGGGCTTTTTAA
- a CDS encoding Fe-Mn family superoxide dismutase yields the protein MAFELPALPYAIDALAPHISKETLEFHHGKHHKTYVDKLNGLVPGTEFEGKSLEDVIKTSSGGVFNNAAQIWNHTFYWHCLSPNGGGAATGAVADAINAAFGSFDKFKEEFTNSAINNFGSSWTWLVKKADGSVAIVNTSNAATPLTDASVTPILTVDLWEHAYYIDYRNARPTYMNAFWALVNWEFVNANYAK from the coding sequence ATGGCTTTTGAATTACCCGCATTGCCTTACGCAATTGACGCTCTGGCTCCTCACATTTCTAAAGAAACTCTGGAATTTCACCACGGCAAGCACCATAAAACTTATGTTGATAAGTTGAACGGTTTGGTTCCCGGCACCGAATTTGAAGGCAAAAGCCTGGAAGATGTGATCAAAACTTCTTCTGGCGGTGTATTCAATAATGCTGCGCAAATTTGGAACCACACCTTCTACTGGCACTGCCTGAGCCCCAACGGTGGCGGCGCAGCAACTGGCGCAGTAGCAGATGCAATCAATGCAGCCTTTGGTTCATTCGACAAATTTAAAGAAGAGTTCACTAACTCTGCCATCAACAATTTCGGTTCAAGCTGGACCTGGTTGGTGAAAAAAGCCGATGGTTCAGTAGCTATTGTTAACACTAGCAACGCAGCTACTCCATTGACTGACGCGTCTGTGACCCCCATTCTGACTGTGGATTTGTGGGAACACGCTTACTACATCGACTACCGCAATGCGCGCCCAACCTACATGAACGCTTTCTGGGCGTTGGTGAACTGGGAATTTGTGAACGCTAACTACGCCAAGTAA
- the groL gene encoding chaperonin GroEL (60 kDa chaperone family; promotes refolding of misfolded polypeptides especially under stressful conditions; forms two stacked rings of heptamers to form a barrel-shaped 14mer; ends can be capped by GroES; misfolded proteins enter the barrel where they are refolded when GroES binds): MSAKEVKFGDNARQRMLAGVNILADAVKATLGPKGRNVVLEKSFGAPTITKDGVSVAKEISLKDKFENMGAQMLKEVASRASDDAGDGTTTATVLAQAIVNEGLKSVAAGMNPMDLKRGIDKAITAAVAHVKSIAQPCVDTKSISQVGSISANSDTSVGELIAEAMEKVGKEGVITVEEGTSLDNELDVVEGMQFDRGYLSPYFINNQDNMSVEHDHPFILLVDKKISNIRELLPVLEGVAKSGKPLVIVAEDVEGEALATLVVNNIRGIVKVAAVKAPGFGDRRKAMLQDIAVLTGGTVISEEVGLDLESATIEHLGTAKRVTMNKDNTVIVDGAGNADEIKSRVQQIRVQIEETSSDYDREKLQERVAKLAGGVAVIKVGAATEVEMKEKKARVEDALHATRAAVEEGVVPGGGTALIRAVAAIADLKGDNEDQNAGIGIARRAMEAPLRQIVANAGDEPSVVADQVKKGTGNYGYNAATGVYGDMLEMGILDPAKVTRSALQAAGSIAGLMITTEAMVADLPEDKPAAPDMGGMGGMGGMM, from the coding sequence CCCTAAAGGCCGCAACGTGGTGTTGGAGAAGTCCTTCGGTGCTCCCACCATCACTAAAGACGGCGTATCAGTTGCCAAAGAAATCAGCCTGAAAGACAAGTTTGAAAATATGGGTGCACAAATGTTGAAAGAAGTAGCTTCTCGCGCTTCTGACGACGCCGGTGACGGTACCACCACCGCTACTGTATTGGCACAAGCTATTGTGAACGAAGGTTTGAAATCTGTTGCGGCGGGTATGAACCCAATGGATTTGAAGCGCGGGATCGACAAAGCAATCACTGCTGCAGTTGCTCACGTTAAATCTATCGCCCAGCCATGCGTTGATACCAAGTCTATCTCTCAAGTCGGTAGCATCTCTGCTAACAGCGATACTTCTGTGGGTGAGTTGATTGCTGAAGCAATGGAAAAAGTAGGTAAAGAAGGTGTGATCACCGTTGAAGAAGGCACCAGCCTCGACAACGAGTTGGACGTAGTAGAAGGTATGCAGTTTGACCGTGGCTACTTGTCTCCTTACTTCATCAACAACCAGGACAACATGAGCGTTGAGCACGATCATCCGTTCATCCTGTTGGTTGACAAAAAAATCTCCAACATCCGCGAATTGCTGCCCGTGCTGGAAGGCGTTGCCAAGTCAGGCAAGCCACTGGTAATCGTTGCTGAAGACGTTGAAGGCGAAGCGTTGGCAACTTTAGTCGTGAACAACATTCGCGGTATCGTGAAAGTAGCTGCTGTTAAGGCACCTGGTTTCGGTGACCGCCGTAAAGCTATGTTGCAAGACATCGCTGTATTGACCGGCGGTACTGTGATTTCAGAAGAAGTTGGTCTGGATTTGGAAAGCGCTACCATCGAGCACTTGGGTACTGCAAAACGCGTAACCATGAACAAAGACAACACCGTAATTGTTGACGGTGCTGGTAACGCGGATGAAATCAAATCACGCGTTCAACAAATTCGCGTACAAATCGAAGAAACTTCTTCTGACTACGACCGTGAAAAACTGCAAGAGCGCGTAGCAAAATTGGCTGGCGGTGTTGCGGTAATTAAAGTGGGCGCAGCGACTGAAGTTGAAATGAAAGAGAAAAAAGCACGCGTTGAAGATGCTCTGCATGCAACTCGTGCAGCGGTAGAAGAAGGCGTGGTTCCCGGCGGTGGTACTGCACTGATCCGTGCTGTTGCGGCTATCGCTGACCTGAAAGGTGACAACGAAGATCAAAATGCCGGTATCGGTATTGCTCGTCGTGCAATGGAAGCTCCACTGCGTCAAATCGTTGCCAACGCCGGTGATGAGCCGTCTGTTGTTGCCGACCAGGTGAAGAAAGGTACTGGTAACTACGGTTACAACGCCGCGACTGGTGTATACGGCGATATGCTGGAAATGGGTATTCTCGACCCAGCCAAAGTAACCCGTTCAGCCTTGCAAGCTGCTGGTTCTATCGCTGGTTTGATGATCACTACCGAAGCAATGGTTGCTGATTTGCCAGAAGATAAACCTGCTGCACCAGACATGGGCGGTATGGGTGGTATGGGCGGTATGATGTAA